A part of Bartonella quintana genomic DNA contains:
- a CDS encoding biotin--[acetyl-CoA-carboxylase] ligase has translation MNMVYILSDFAQKQGYAVESYENVDSTNLIAQRRAYAGHRGYLWIVAQEQSQGMARRGRTWYSPKGNLYCSLLLIDDIVHQTAAQLSFVAGVSMVEAIKQFVKDENQANSIVSLKWPNDILLKESKSSGILLEIFKLTFQQYALVIGIGMNVNCHYEDAPYPTSSLKNIGLHVETEQLFTVLTEYFSKNYLLWKQPGGCDIIRKKWLLYSAHVGQHIKIINDKKVIEGIFDGLDSAFNCIIKQKNGQQATITAGDVHFGLAASAKASRY, from the coding sequence ATGAATATGGTTTATATCTTATCGGATTTTGCACAAAAACAGGGTTACGCTGTTGAATCCTACGAAAATGTTGATTCAACAAATCTTATTGCTCAGCGAAGAGCGTATGCTGGCCATCGTGGTTATCTCTGGATTGTTGCGCAGGAGCAATCACAGGGAATGGCAAGAAGAGGTAGAACGTGGTATAGTCCGAAAGGAAACCTTTACTGTAGTCTTTTGTTAATTGATGATATTGTTCATCAGACGGCTGCTCAGCTTAGTTTTGTTGCTGGAGTAAGTATGGTAGAGGCAATAAAACAATTTGTAAAAGATGAAAACCAAGCGAATAGTATTGTTAGTTTAAAATGGCCAAATGATATTTTGCTTAAAGAATCTAAAAGCTCTGGGATTTTGCTTGAAATTTTTAAATTAACATTCCAACAGTATGCATTGGTTATTGGGATTGGAATGAATGTAAATTGTCACTATGAGGACGCACCCTATCCCACTTCAAGTCTGAAAAATATTGGTTTGCATGTTGAGACAGAACAGTTATTTACGGTTTTGACGGAGTATTTTTCTAAAAATTACCTTCTTTGGAAACAACCTGGAGGATGTGATATAATCCGTAAAAAATGGCTTTTATACTCTGCTCACGTTGGGCAACATATCAAAATAATCAATGATAAAAAAGTCATCGAAGGTATTTTTGATGGTCTTGATAGTGCTTTTAACTGCATCATAAAGCAAAAAAATGGTCAGCAAGCAACTATAACAGCTGGAGAT
- the nuoN gene encoding NADH-quinone oxidoreductase subunit NuoN, whose protein sequence is MQTEIIAQLVLIFPEILIALGGVILLLIGVYSNTRSSLTVTGLAIALFVATIVILVVFPKSGLFQTNALIIDSFGRYMKILTLIGALFALIMSVDFTCTHKFDIFEFPVLVLLASLGMMLMISAGNMLSLYMGLELQSLALYVLAAINRNNLKSSEAGIKYFVLGALSSGLLLYGISLLYGFTGQIGFREIAIALKSESLQLGVIFGIVFILAGLAFKISAVPFHMWTPDVYEGAPTPITAFFAGAPKVAAMALLVRIIVLVFIPSESSDGSMHAWQQILVFMAIASMILGAFAAIGQSNVKRLMAYSSISHMGYALVGLAAGDMLGIKSVILYMTIYLSMVIGSFAFILGMRRSGGNVENIYDLSGLVKTNPFMAVMMTIQLFSLASIPPMAGFFGKWYTFSAAVHAGLTPLAVVGMLASVIGAFYYLRLIKIMWFDDAKAHFIILSNELRFCLCLSALFILFYTLFGIWFADLAEKAAIALF, encoded by the coding sequence ATGCAAACTGAAATAATAGCTCAATTAGTGTTAATTTTTCCAGAGATTTTAATAGCATTGGGGGGCGTTATATTGCTTTTGATTGGTGTTTATTCCAATACACGTTCCTCTTTAACCGTGACTGGTTTGGCTATTGCCCTTTTTGTCGCAACCATTGTTATTCTCGTCGTTTTTCCGAAAAGTGGCTTATTTCAAACCAATGCGCTTATTATTGATTCTTTCGGTCGTTATATGAAAATTTTAACACTTATTGGTGCACTTTTTGCTCTTATTATGTCTGTTGATTTTACCTGTACGCATAAGTTTGATATATTTGAGTTTCCAGTGCTTGTTCTTTTAGCAAGTCTTGGCATGATGCTGATGATTTCAGCTGGTAATATGCTGTCACTTTATATGGGGTTAGAACTACAATCCTTAGCTTTATATGTTTTAGCTGCGATTAATCGTAATAATCTAAAATCGTCTGAAGCAGGTATAAAGTACTTTGTTTTAGGAGCATTATCGTCAGGGTTGCTCCTTTATGGTATTTCTTTACTTTATGGTTTTACCGGTCAAATTGGTTTTCGCGAAATTGCGATTGCTTTAAAAAGTGAAAGTCTACAATTAGGTGTTATCTTTGGCATTGTTTTTATTTTAGCTGGTTTGGCTTTCAAAATTTCTGCTGTTCCATTTCATATGTGGACACCTGATGTTTACGAAGGAGCGCCAACACCAATTACAGCATTTTTTGCGGGTGCTCCTAAAGTTGCAGCAATGGCTTTACTCGTTCGTATTATTGTTCTGGTATTCATTCCATCAGAGAGTTCCGATGGCTCTATGCATGCATGGCAGCAAATTTTGGTGTTCATGGCAATTGCATCAATGATACTTGGTGCATTTGCTGCAATTGGCCAGAGCAATGTTAAGCGTTTAATGGCTTATTCGTCTATCAGTCATATGGGATATGCGCTTGTCGGGTTAGCTGCTGGAGATATGCTTGGGATAAAAAGCGTTATTCTTTATATGACTATTTATCTTAGTATGGTGATTGGTTCATTTGCTTTTATTCTTGGAATGCGGCGTAGTGGTGGAAATGTTGAAAATATTTATGATCTTTCAGGATTGGTAAAGACAAATCCGTTTATGGCTGTTATGATGACGATACAACTTTTCTCTTTAGCAAGTATACCTCCTATGGCTGGTTTTTTTGGAAAGTGGTATACATTTTCTGCCGCTGTTCATGCTGGACTTACACCACTTGCTGTTGTTGGTATGCTAGCATCTGTTATTGGGGCTTTTTACTATTTGCGTCTCATTAAAATTATGTGGTTTGATGATGCAAAAGCGCATTTTATTATTTTATCGAATGAGCTTCGGTTTTGTCTTTGTCTTTCTGCATTATTTATTTTATTTTATACGCTTTTTGGAATTTGGTTTGCTGACTTGGCAGAAAAAGCGGCTATTGCATTGTTTTAA
- a CDS encoding NADH-quinone oxidoreductase subunit M, translated as MTDWPILSTVTFLPLVGVILILFIKDDSESARCNIRNVAFFTTVFVFIISLIIWAGFDHTNPHFQMVEKFNWLGEGTSYHMGIDGISILFVVLSAFLLPFCILASWENIKDRLKAYMIAFLLLEVAIIGVFCALDAILFYVFFEGSLIPMFIIIGVWGGARRVYASMKFFLYTLLGSVLMLVAIMVMYLEVGTLDIPTLLTYQFPAHMQMWLWLAFFASFAVKMPMWPVHTWLPDAHVEAPTSGSVILAGVLLKLGGYGFLRFSLPMFPIASTDFAPLVFVLSLIAILYTSLVALVQNDIKKLIAYSSIAHMGYVTMGIFAANEQGIQGAIYQMLSHGIVSAALFLCVGVIYDRLHTREISAFGGLVNNMPKYAVVFLIFTMANIGLPGSSGFLGEFLTLIGVFQVNKLVVIFATTGVILSAAYALYLYRRVVFGSLDKENLKILIDLSSREKIILYPMVIITIFFGIYPTPILKATAFSVEALINKLH; from the coding sequence ATGACTGATTGGCCTATTCTTTCTACGGTTACATTTTTACCGCTTGTTGGTGTAATTTTGATTTTGTTTATTAAAGACGATAGCGAGTCAGCACGATGTAACATACGCAATGTAGCATTTTTTACAACTGTGTTTGTTTTTATTATTTCCTTAATTATTTGGGCTGGCTTTGATCATACAAACCCTCATTTTCAAATGGTTGAGAAATTCAATTGGTTAGGAGAGGGCACTAGCTATCATATGGGGATTGATGGTATTTCTATTCTTTTTGTTGTTCTTTCGGCTTTTCTTTTGCCTTTCTGTATTTTAGCAAGTTGGGAGAATATTAAAGATAGATTAAAAGCTTATATGATTGCTTTTCTTCTTCTTGAAGTTGCAATTATTGGTGTCTTTTGTGCACTTGATGCGATATTGTTTTATGTTTTTTTTGAAGGCAGCCTTATTCCAATGTTCATTATCATAGGTGTTTGGGGTGGGGCACGTCGTGTTTATGCGAGCATGAAATTTTTTCTCTACACTTTACTTGGTTCAGTGCTTATGCTGGTTGCCATTATGGTTATGTATTTGGAAGTTGGAACACTCGATATACCAACTTTATTAACTTACCAATTTCCAGCACATATGCAAATGTGGTTATGGCTTGCATTTTTTGCTTCTTTTGCGGTTAAAATGCCGATGTGGCCAGTCCATACATGGCTTCCTGATGCTCACGTGGAAGCACCGACCTCTGGTTCCGTTATTTTAGCCGGTGTCTTACTCAAATTAGGCGGGTATGGTTTTCTTCGTTTTTCTTTACCAATGTTTCCTATTGCCTCAACTGATTTTGCTCCTTTGGTTTTCGTTTTATCGCTTATCGCTATTCTTTATACATCGTTGGTTGCACTTGTTCAAAATGATATAAAAAAGCTTATTGCTTATTCTTCAATAGCGCATATGGGATATGTGACAATGGGTATTTTTGCTGCAAATGAACAGGGTATCCAAGGTGCTATTTATCAAATGCTATCACATGGAATTGTTTCAGCAGCTTTATTTCTTTGTGTTGGGGTTATCTATGATCGCTTGCATACGCGTGAAATTTCAGCCTTTGGCGGTTTAGTGAATAACATGCCTAAATATGCCGTTGTTTTCTTGATCTTTACTATGGCAAATATCGGTTTGCCTGGGAGTTCAGGATTTTTAGGTGAATTTTTAACCTTAATAGGTGTTTTTCAAGTAAATAAATTGGTTGTCATTTTTGCTACAACTGGCGTTATTTTATCAGCTGCCTATGCACTTTATCTTTATCGGCGTGTGGTTTTTGGTTCTTTAGATAAAGAGAATTTAAAAATACTTATTGATCTCTCTTCAAGAGAGAAAATCATCCTTTATCCAATGGTTATTATTACAATCTTTTTTGGTATTTATCCAACGCCTATTCTTAAGGCAACAGCGTTTTCCGTAGAAGCTCTCATCAATAAACTACACTAG
- the nuoL gene encoding NADH-quinone oxidoreductase subunit L, which translates to MYHTIVFLPLFGFLIASIGGKTIGNLASELITCSFMVVVAVLSWVVFSNVALGHSPAVDVLILHWLTVDGLIFDWALHVDTLTAVMLIVVNSVSALVHIYSIGYMHHDPSRSRFFSYLSLFTFMMLMLVTSNNLIQMFFGWEGVGLASYLLIGFWFQRDSANKAAMKAFVVNRVGDFGFLLGIFSIFVLFQSVNFVSIFAKAADNSFIQNMTFLGWQLDGQTAITVTCLLLFVGAMGKSAQFLLHTWLPDAMEGPTPVSALIHAATMVTAGVFMVARMSPIFELSSTALTMIIIVGATTAFFAATVGLVQNDIKRVIAYSTCSQLGYMFVALGVGAYGAAVFHLFTHAFFKALLFLGAGSVIHAVSDEQDMRKMGGMHKHIQATYWMMIIGTIALTGVGIPGTFFGTAGFFSKDAIIEASFASHNIASGYAFWLLVFSALLTSFYSWRLIFMIFHGKPRATADVMHHVHESPPVMLIPLFILSIGAMFSGVVFQPYFFGDLYDAFWKGALFTNSHNHILHDAHNVFIWVKWSPLIAMVFGFMLAYLFYISFPSIPKKIAKLMPAVYRFLCHKWYFDELYNALFVRSVLKIGFFFWKVGDGKIIDGLGPNGIAARVVNITNRVVRMQTGYIYHYAFAMLIGIASLITWMMIGGAN; encoded by the coding sequence ATGTATCATACGATCGTCTTTCTTCCGCTTTTTGGCTTTTTAATTGCTTCTATAGGTGGAAAAACTATAGGAAATCTGGCTAGTGAATTGATAACATGTAGCTTTATGGTTGTTGTTGCTGTATTGTCATGGGTGGTCTTTTCAAATGTTGCACTTGGTCATTCTCCAGCGGTTGATGTATTGATATTACATTGGCTTACTGTCGATGGATTAATCTTTGATTGGGCTTTACATGTTGATACATTAACAGCTGTCATGCTTATTGTTGTAAACAGTGTTTCAGCGTTAGTGCATATTTATTCAATTGGTTATATGCACCATGATCCTTCAAGGTCACGTTTTTTTTCTTATCTTTCGCTCTTTACATTTATGATGCTTATGTTGGTGACATCCAATAATCTGATACAGATGTTTTTTGGATGGGAAGGTGTGGGGCTTGCATCTTATTTGCTTATTGGTTTTTGGTTTCAGCGAGATTCTGCTAATAAGGCTGCAATGAAAGCTTTTGTGGTTAATCGTGTTGGAGATTTTGGTTTTCTCTTAGGAATTTTTAGTATTTTTGTTTTATTCCAATCGGTTAATTTTGTCTCTATTTTTGCGAAAGCTGCAGACAATAGCTTCATACAAAATATGACATTTTTAGGTTGGCAGCTTGATGGACAAACAGCAATTACTGTTACATGTCTTTTGTTATTTGTTGGTGCGATGGGAAAATCAGCACAGTTTCTTTTACATACATGGCTTCCTGATGCAATGGAGGGGCCAACGCCTGTGTCAGCACTTATTCATGCAGCAACGATGGTAACGGCTGGTGTATTTATGGTTGCACGTATGTCACCAATTTTCGAACTTTCTTCAACTGCTTTGACAATGATTATTATTGTTGGAGCAACAACTGCGTTTTTTGCAGCAACTGTGGGGTTGGTGCAAAATGATATTAAGCGTGTTATTGCTTATTCTACATGTTCGCAACTTGGTTATATGTTTGTTGCATTAGGTGTTGGAGCTTATGGAGCGGCTGTTTTTCATCTTTTTACCCATGCTTTTTTCAAAGCGTTATTATTTCTTGGCGCAGGTTCTGTGATCCATGCTGTATCTGATGAGCAAGATATGCGAAAAATGGGAGGGATGCATAAACATATACAAGCAACTTATTGGATGATGATTATAGGGACTATTGCATTGACCGGTGTTGGAATTCCTGGGACATTTTTCGGCACGGCAGGTTTTTTCTCAAAAGATGCAATTATAGAAGCTTCTTTTGCATCACATAATATTGCTTCGGGATATGCTTTTTGGCTTCTTGTTTTTTCAGCTTTATTGACAAGTTTTTATTCGTGGCGGCTTATATTTATGATATTTCATGGTAAACCACGGGCGACTGCCGATGTTATGCATCATGTTCATGAATCTCCTCCAGTTATGTTGATCCCACTCTTTATTTTATCTATTGGAGCAATGTTTTCTGGTGTTGTTTTCCAACCTTACTTCTTTGGTGATTTGTATGATGCTTTTTGGAAGGGAGCGTTATTTACAAACAGTCATAATCATATTCTCCATGATGCCCATAATGTATTCATTTGGGTAAAATGGTCACCCTTGATAGCGATGGTTTTTGGATTTATGTTAGCCTATTTATTTTATATTTCTTTTCCTTCTATTCCGAAGAAAATTGCTAAATTAATGCCTGCAGTGTACCGTTTTCTTTGTCATAAATGGTATTTTGATGAATTATATAACGCTTTGTTTGTTCGTTCTGTTTTAAAAATTGGTTTCTTTTTTTGGAAAGTTGGTGACGGTAAGATTATTGATGGTTTGGGTCCGAATGGTATTGCCGCGCGGGTTGTTAATATTACAAATAGAGTTGTTCGGATGCAAACAGGCTATATTTATCATTATGCATTTGCAATGCTTATTGGCATTGCTTCGCTGATCACATGGATGATGATCGGGGGCGCAAACTGA
- the nuoK gene encoding NADH-quinone oxidoreductase subunit NuoK: MHIDITHYLIVSALIFTIGIAGIFLNRKNVIIILMSIELILLSVNLNFVAFSAFFQDLVGQIFALFILTVAAAEAAIGLAILVVFFRNCGSVAVEDVNVMKG, from the coding sequence ATGCACATTGATATTACTCATTATCTGATTGTTTCTGCTCTCATTTTTACAATCGGTATTGCTGGAATTTTTCTCAACAGAAAGAATGTAATTATTATTCTTATGTCCATTGAGCTTATATTGCTTTCGGTTAATCTCAATTTTGTTGCGTTTTCAGCGTTTTTTCAGGATCTCGTTGGTCAGATATTCGCTTTATTTATCTTAACAGTAGCGGCTGCTGAAGCTGCAATTGGTTTAGCAATTCTTGTGGTTTTTTTCCGTAATTGTGGTTCTGTTGCGGTTGAAGATGTTAATGTAATGAAAGGCTGA
- a CDS encoding NADH-quinone oxidoreductase subunit J, translating to MLTDLAAAFFYLFAFIMLASAVIVITARNPVHSVLFLILAFFNAAALFLLAGAEFLGLILLIVYVGAVAVLFLFVIMMLDVDFAELKSGALRYAPIGAFIGVVVAVELIFVFVSSYFSPVLRTHVTQPMPNLAQRTNTQALGDILYTDYVFYFQVAGIILLVAMIGAIVLTLRHKSGVRRQSIAVQVSRTVANAIEIKQVESGKGI from the coding sequence ATGCTAACGGATCTAGCGGCGGCATTTTTCTATTTATTTGCTTTTATTATGCTTGCGAGTGCGGTTATTGTTATTACAGCACGTAATCCAGTGCATTCAGTTTTGTTTTTAATATTGGCATTTTTTAATGCTGCGGCTTTGTTTTTGCTTGCAGGAGCAGAATTTTTGGGGCTTATTCTGCTGATTGTTTATGTTGGGGCTGTAGCTGTTTTGTTTTTATTTGTAATTATGATGCTTGATGTTGATTTTGCTGAATTAAAAAGTGGTGCACTTAGATATGCGCCTATTGGAGCTTTTATTGGAGTTGTTGTTGCTGTAGAATTGATTTTTGTTTTTGTGAGTAGCTATTTTTCTCCAGTTCTTAGAACACATGTTACGCAACCAATGCCAAATTTAGCACAGCGAACAAATACTCAGGCGTTAGGCGATATTCTCTACACGGATTATGTTTTCTACTTTCAAGTTGCTGGAATCATTTTATTAGTTGCAATGATTGGTGCTATTGTTTTGACACTTCGTCATAAATCAGGTGTCAGGCGACAATCTATAGCGGTGCAAGTTTCTAGGACTGTAGCAAATGCAATTGAAATCAAACAAGTTGAATCAGGTAAGGGTATTTAA
- the nuoI gene encoding NADH-quinone oxidoreductase subunit NuoI, producing the protein MSGLIQAAKSLLLLEFVSAFFLAMRQFFSPKPTINYPYEKGVVSQRFRGEHALRRYPNGEERCIACKLCEAICPAQAITIEAGPRGNDGTRRTVRYDIDMVKCIYCGFCQEACPVEAIVEGPNFEFATEMREELYYDKEKLLMNGDRWEREIARNILIDAPYR; encoded by the coding sequence GTGTCAGGTCTTATTCAAGCGGCAAAATCACTCCTTCTATTGGAATTTGTCAGTGCTTTTTTCTTGGCAATGCGTCAGTTTTTTTCACCAAAGCCTACGATTAATTATCCTTATGAGAAAGGAGTTGTTTCTCAACGCTTTCGTGGTGAACATGCGCTCCGTCGCTACCCAAATGGGGAAGAACGATGTATTGCGTGTAAATTATGTGAAGCAATTTGCCCTGCGCAAGCCATTACAATTGAGGCAGGGCCACGGGGCAATGATGGTACACGTAGAACTGTGCGTTATGATATAGATATGGTAAAGTGCATTTACTGCGGTTTTTGTCAAGAAGCTTGTCCAGTTGAGGCTATTGTAGAAGGCCCCAATTTTGAATTTGCAACAGAAATGCGTGAAGAACTTTATTATGATAAAGAAAAACTTTTAATGAATGGAGATCGCTGGGAGCGAGAAATCGCTCGAAATATATTGATAGATGCACCTTATCGTTAA
- the nuoH gene encoding NADH-quinone oxidoreductase subunit NuoH, which yields MDDFFMIWLLPLLIIVGKTLLLLVVLLVLVAYLLYADRKIWAAVQLRRGPNVVGPWGLLQSFADLIKFVVKEPIIPAGANKGVFLLAPFVSATLALSTWAVIPVNEGWEVAKINVGLLYILAISSLEVYGVIMGGWASNSKYPFLGALRSAAQMVSYEVSIGFVLVTVILVSGSLDLTTIVHKQSYGIGTTLGLPFNSFLDWNWLVLFPMFIVFFISALAETNRPPFDLVEAESELVAGHMVEYSSTPYMLFFLGEYVAIVLMCALTTILFLGGWLPPLDVWWLNWVPGIIWFVLKVCFVFFWFAMVKAFVPRYRYDQLMRLGWKVFLPLSLAMVVITATFLKYTGFA from the coding sequence ATGGATGATTTCTTCATGATCTGGCTATTGCCATTACTTATCATAGTTGGAAAAACGCTGCTTCTTTTGGTTGTTCTCCTAGTCTTAGTGGCTTATCTTCTTTACGCAGATAGAAAAATTTGGGCGGCAGTACAATTGCGGCGTGGTCCAAATGTTGTTGGTCCGTGGGGGTTGTTGCAATCTTTTGCGGATTTAATTAAATTTGTTGTTAAAGAGCCTATTATCCCTGCTGGTGCTAATAAGGGTGTTTTTCTTTTGGCGCCTTTTGTTTCTGCTACGCTTGCTTTATCAACGTGGGCTGTTATCCCAGTCAATGAAGGTTGGGAAGTTGCAAAGATTAATGTTGGTTTGCTTTATATATTAGCCATTTCATCTCTTGAAGTTTATGGCGTTATTATGGGGGGATGGGCGTCAAATTCAAAATATCCTTTTTTAGGCGCTCTTCGTTCAGCTGCGCAGATGGTTTCTTATGAGGTTTCCATTGGCTTTGTGCTTGTAACCGTCATTTTAGTGAGTGGTTCATTGGATCTCACAACAATTGTTCATAAGCAAAGTTATGGAATTGGTACGACTCTTGGTTTGCCTTTTAACAGTTTTTTAGATTGGAATTGGCTTGTCCTTTTTCCCATGTTTATTGTATTTTTTATTTCTGCACTGGCAGAGACAAATCGTCCACCCTTTGATTTGGTTGAAGCAGAATCTGAGCTTGTTGCTGGTCACATGGTTGAGTATTCTTCAACACCTTATATGCTTTTTTTCCTTGGTGAATATGTTGCTATTGTTTTAATGTGTGCATTAACAACCATTTTATTTTTAGGTGGTTGGTTGCCTCCCTTGGATGTTTGGTGGCTTAATTGGGTTCCTGGTATCATTTGGTTTGTTTTAAAAGTTTGTTTTGTATTTTTTTGGTTTGCTATGGTTAAAGCATTTGTGCCGCGTTATCGTTATGATCAGCTTATGCGGCTTGGTTGGAAGGTTTTTCTTCCTTTGTCACTAGCAATGGTTGTGATAACTGCTACTTTCTTAAAATATACTGGTTTTGCTTAA
- the nuoG gene encoding NADH-quinone oxidoreductase subunit NuoG, whose product MINIKVDGKEIEVPDYYTLLQAAEAAGAEIPRFCFHESLSIAGNCRMCLVEVKGGPPKPQASCAMGVRDLRLGPNGEVPEIFTNTAMVKKAREGIMEFLLINHPLDCPVCDQGGECDLQDQAMLYGRDCSRYTENKRAVEDKYIGPLVKTVMTRCIHCTRCVRFTTEVAGVSELGLIGRGENAEITTYLEKAMTSELQGNVIDLCPVGALTSKPYAFHARPWELVKTESVDVMDAVGSAIRIDSRGREVMRIMPRTNEDVNEEWISDKTRFIWDGLRTQRLDRPYVRKDGKLQPVSWTEVFAEIKMVISKTLPEKIGAIAGDLASVEEMYALKALLLSLDSKIFECRQRGMALSPELGRSSYIFNPKIAGIEKADALLIVGSNPRYEAAILNARILKRQRMGRFPIALIGEKVDLRYPYSYLGTGTDALSALIRGEDAFFNVLKEAERPLIIIGEGALSGKEGLSVLKNLAKLADRVGALSEKWNGFGVLHNAASIVGGLDIGFTSELGIVNILKTCEVLFLLGADEVDLANTEAFTIYIGSHGDNGAHAADVILPASAYTEKSGLYVNTEGRVQMTNRAGFAPGEAKEDWAILRALSDVLGRKLPFDSLSQLRQSLFNDYPHLCAIDDITSSDIDSLKALGAQMIDMETQAFTSMIKDFYLTNPIARASAIMAECSSLAKNRFTQAVE is encoded by the coding sequence ATGATAAATATCAAAGTTGATGGTAAAGAGATTGAAGTCCCTGATTACTACACGTTGCTTCAGGCTGCTGAGGCGGCTGGTGCTGAAATTCCACGTTTTTGTTTTCATGAATCTTTATCAATTGCTGGAAATTGCCGCATGTGTTTGGTTGAGGTTAAAGGTGGCCCGCCAAAACCTCAAGCTTCTTGTGCTATGGGGGTTCGCGATTTACGGTTAGGGCCTAACGGTGAAGTGCCTGAAATTTTCACCAACACGGCAATGGTTAAAAAGGCCCGTGAAGGTATTATGGAGTTTCTCCTGATCAATCATCCTTTGGATTGTCCTGTGTGTGATCAAGGAGGAGAATGCGATCTTCAAGATCAAGCAATGCTTTATGGGCGTGATTGTTCTCGTTATACAGAAAATAAGCGTGCTGTAGAAGATAAATATATTGGGCCACTTGTAAAAACTGTTATGACACGGTGTATTCATTGCACACGTTGTGTTCGTTTTACGACAGAAGTGGCGGGTGTTTCGGAACTTGGTTTGATAGGACGTGGTGAAAATGCTGAAATTACGACTTATCTTGAAAAGGCAATGACATCTGAGTTACAGGGAAATGTTATTGATCTTTGTCCAGTAGGGGCTTTAACTTCAAAACCCTATGCATTTCATGCACGTCCATGGGAATTGGTTAAAACGGAATCGGTTGATGTCATGGATGCAGTTGGCAGTGCTATCCGCATTGATAGCCGTGGTCGTGAGGTTATGCGGATTATGCCGCGCACGAATGAAGATGTAAATGAGGAATGGATTTCTGATAAGACCCGTTTTATTTGGGATGGATTACGTACTCAGCGGCTTGATAGGCCATATGTGCGCAAAGATGGAAAGCTTCAACCTGTAAGTTGGACAGAGGTTTTTGCAGAAATTAAGATGGTGATTTCTAAAACTTTGCCAGAAAAAATTGGGGCAATTGCTGGAGATCTTGCATCTGTTGAAGAAATGTATGCACTTAAAGCATTACTTCTTTCATTGGATTCAAAAATATTTGAGTGTCGTCAAAGGGGGATGGCTTTATCCCCTGAGTTAGGGCGTTCGAGTTATATTTTTAATCCAAAGATTGCAGGTATTGAAAAAGCTGATGCATTGCTTATCGTGGGATCTAATCCGCGCTATGAGGCCGCTATTTTAAATGCACGTATTTTAAAACGCCAACGTATGGGACGGTTTCCCATTGCATTAATTGGAGAAAAGGTTGATTTACGTTATCCCTATTCTTATCTTGGAACTGGTACAGATGCATTGAGTGCCCTTATTCGTGGAGAGGATGCATTTTTCAATGTGTTAAAAGAAGCTGAAAGACCACTTATTATTATTGGTGAGGGAGCTCTTTCAGGTAAAGAAGGTTTGTCTGTTTTAAAAAATCTTGCAAAATTAGCTGATCGTGTTGGGGCCCTTAGTGAGAAGTGGAATGGATTTGGCGTTCTTCACAATGCTGCATCAATTGTTGGCGGTTTGGACATAGGCTTTACTTCTGAGCTTGGGATTGTGAATATTCTTAAAACCTGTGAAGTTTTATTTTTGCTTGGTGCTGATGAAGTAGATTTAGCGAATACAGAGGCTTTTACAATCTATATTGGTAGCCATGGCGATAATGGTGCACATGCTGCTGATGTTATTTTACCGGCATCCGCTTACACTGAAAAATCAGGACTTTATGTGAATACAGAAGGGCGTGTTCAAATGACAAATCGGGCTGGTTTTGCCCCGGGTGAAGCAAAAGAAGATTGGGCTATTTTGCGTGCTTTATCTGATGTTTTAGGACGAAAGCTTCCTTTCGATTCGCTTTCTCAATTAAGACAGAGCTTGTTTAATGATTATCCACATCTTTGTGCCATTGATGATATAACGTCCTCTGACATAGATAGTCTGAAAGCGCTTGGTGCACAGATGATTGATATGGAAACACAAGCGTTTACTTCTATGATTAAAGACTTCTATTTGACAAATCCAATAGCACGTGCTTCTGCAATTATGGCTGAATGTTCATCTCTTGCAAAGAATCGTTTTACACAAGCTGTAGAGTAA